A genomic region of Methanobacterium sp. SMA-27 contains the following coding sequences:
- the larB gene encoding nickel pincer cofactor biosynthesis protein LarB, with product MREILQKLLDGEISAETAEKMLKTMHIMEIEDFAKMDMCREVRTGVPEAVFAEGKENDEIVKIVMKCADNDSIMVTRLQNDRYQSIKEDLSPLIDRGFKINYNKKARILVVKEHDPKKIGKIGIITAGTSDIPVAEEARIVAEEAGCDVLRSYDVGVAGIHRLFSQVRIMLEEEVEVLIVVAGMEGALPSVVAGLVDMPIIGVPSSVGYGVGEGGFTALYAMLQSCAPGIAVVNIDNGFGAAVFASTIIKSRIKRKI from the coding sequence ATGAGGGAAATACTTCAAAAACTTTTAGATGGAGAGATATCAGCTGAAACAGCTGAAAAAATGCTCAAAACCATGCATATTATGGAGATAGAAGATTTTGCAAAGATGGATATGTGTCGTGAAGTTAGAACTGGAGTCCCGGAAGCTGTATTTGCAGAAGGAAAGGAAAATGATGAGATCGTAAAAATTGTCATGAAATGTGCTGATAATGACAGTATAATGGTAACAAGACTTCAGAATGACAGATACCAATCCATAAAAGAAGATTTGAGTCCACTTATTGATAGGGGATTTAAAATAAATTATAATAAAAAGGCAAGGATATTAGTTGTAAAAGAACATGACCCGAAAAAGATAGGTAAGATAGGTATAATTACCGCAGGTACATCAGACATACCAGTTGCTGAAGAAGCCAGAATAGTTGCAGAAGAAGCAGGTTGTGATGTTTTAAGATCTTATGATGTGGGTGTGGCAGGTATACACAGACTTTTCTCTCAAGTTAGGATAATGTTGGAAGAAGAGGTGGAAGTACTCATAGTTGTAGCGGGAATGGAAGGTGCTTTACCTTCGGTGGTAGCGGGTCTTGTGGATATGCCGATTATTGGTGTTCCCTCCTCAGTAGGTTATGGGGTTGGTGAAGGTGGATTCACAGCACTTTATGCAATGCTACAATCTTGTGCACCAGGTATTGCTGTGGTTAATATTGACAATGGTTTTGGAGCTGCTGTATTTGCTTCAACAATTATTAAATCACGAATTAAAAGAAAAATCTAA
- a CDS encoding CcdC protein domain-containing protein encodes MVVIYPDINMFNSQSFLVIIIILVILQLRQRRIRRPLGLMILPAFMLFITIFIVQNVIFTSLLNFILIIASFITGVLIGITLGNFFDVKVEKDGSMFLKGSFVAVLLWILVIALKFYGDNILINSGYIDLNVLSSMLLMLTLGAMIARRLFIYNKFRMKIKEIK; translated from the coding sequence TTGGTTGTCATATATCCAGATATCAACATGTTCAATAGTCAGTCCTTCCTTGTTATTATCATAATATTGGTAATATTACAACTTCGCCAAAGAAGGATAAGAAGACCATTGGGATTGATGATCCTCCCTGCATTTATGTTGTTCATAACAATATTTATTGTTCAAAATGTTATTTTCACAAGTTTATTGAATTTTATACTTATCATTGCAAGTTTCATTACTGGAGTACTAATTGGAATTACTCTTGGTAATTTCTTTGATGTAAAGGTAGAAAAGGATGGGTCAATGTTTCTGAAGGGGTCCTTTGTTGCGGTACTACTTTGGATTTTGGTAATAGCTCTCAAGTTTTATGGTGACAATATATTAATTAATTCAGGATATATAGATCTTAATGTTTTGAGTTCTATGTTGTTGATGCTTACATTAGGTGCAATGATCGCTCGTCGACTTTTCATTTACAACAAGTTCAGGATGAAAATTAAAGAAATTAAATAA
- a CDS encoding MotA/TolQ/ExbB proton channel family protein, producing MIYEFFTSSFGTIMEMFRSGGIITYLITIIGIYGVILSSEKIYKMRKISKISLPQIIGTVNEAMDRGGSLEALRSIGKYQNPISKIISEALKIGYRNNVEVEDAMERVFIVEMGRMTKGLNTLKTIIEIAPLLGLIGTVIGIWYTFKAMGVGGNPSMMAEGIYIALITTIAGLTVAIIILPLYSYINSKIEEEIDKIDIAKKMTNWRTAEMKIKVDSNVDKSVEALKESNGVVEVKKILDSDANIWISIHPNMLDKNISSIVREKGNTNAEIIESKLRQ from the coding sequence ATGATATACGAATTTTTTACAAGTTCTTTTGGAACCATAATGGAAATGTTCAGAAGTGGAGGAATAATTACCTATTTAATAACCATAATTGGAATTTATGGTGTTATATTATCTTCTGAAAAGATTTACAAAATGCGCAAAATATCCAAGATTAGTCTTCCACAGATCATTGGAACAGTGAATGAAGCGATGGACAGAGGTGGTTCCCTTGAAGCTTTACGCTCAATAGGAAAATACCAGAATCCCATATCAAAAATCATATCTGAAGCATTGAAAATAGGCTATCGAAACAATGTTGAGGTTGAAGATGCAATGGAAAGGGTATTCATTGTTGAAATGGGAAGAATGACCAAAGGACTCAATACTTTGAAAACCATAATAGAAATCGCCCCACTTTTGGGTTTGATTGGAACAGTTATAGGTATTTGGTACACATTCAAGGCCATGGGAGTGGGTGGAAACCCTTCAATGATGGCCGAAGGGATTTACATCGCATTAATAACTACAATCGCAGGACTTACAGTAGCAATAATCATTTTACCATTATATTCATATATAAACAGTAAGATAGAAGAAGAAATAGATAAGATAGACATAGCCAAGAAGATGACAAATTGGAGAACTGCAGAAATGAAGATTAAGGTTGATTCTAATGTAGATAAATCTGTTGAAGCCCTTAAAGAATCTAACGGAGTTGTAGAGGTAAAGAAGATCCTTGATTCTGATGCAAACATATGGATATCTATACATCCAAATATGCTTGATAAAAACATAAGCAGCATTGTTAGGGAAAAGGGCAATACAAATGCAGAGATAATTGAAAGTAAATTACGCCAATGA
- a CDS encoding MFS transporter, whose translation MDKNQYKWGVVIIACMAIFIIVLDSSAMNVAITTLIVELNTTLSTIQAIIALYALIIASFMLLGSKIQDILGRKKTFLIGLVIYAIGTIIATLSVNAIMLMIGWAILEGIGAALILPATTTLVGASYEGKDKVTAFGIWGGIAAMGAAIGPIIGGIFTTYLTWRLVFGSELVFIVIIFLFRNYLTESKPTLKWKDLDKLGALLSITSLILIVLGILLLTKPQNWSYVLLLIGSGSILFLIFLLSQRRRINKGLEPLSDIRLLKNRVFGLGNINSIIQQIPLAGFLFIIPVFLQQVTKADAFTTGLVLLPASITILIFSLLGARLSSVLGSKYILMIGFIVSALGSIILGGTFNLYTQAIDIVPGTIVFGVGIGFLLSQLTNLTMSAARSDQETDASGLFNAFKNLGYSVGTALIGVLLLLGIFGGLSTSIESSGIAANMSSEQIDSSLVAYVEKMQTTTLNIPPNMVPLANQIVDSTISSAMKHTFNILALILLLGFITSIFLPSKRKSVN comes from the coding sequence ATGGATAAAAATCAGTATAAATGGGGTGTTGTAATAATTGCCTGTATGGCAATTTTTATTATTGTTTTAGATTCATCTGCAATGAATGTGGCCATTACTACATTAATTGTAGAATTAAATACTACTCTATCAACTATCCAGGCTATTATAGCATTGTATGCATTAATTATTGCGTCTTTTATGTTATTAGGCAGTAAAATTCAGGATATTCTTGGTAGAAAAAAGACATTTCTAATAGGATTGGTTATATATGCGATTGGTACTATTATAGCGACTTTAAGTGTAAATGCAATCATGTTAATGATTGGATGGGCTATTCTTGAAGGTATTGGAGCTGCACTAATTTTACCTGCAACAACAACATTAGTTGGTGCTAGTTACGAGGGTAAAGATAAGGTCACTGCATTTGGAATTTGGGGAGGTATTGCTGCGATGGGTGCTGCAATTGGCCCTATAATAGGGGGAATTTTTACTACATACCTTACTTGGAGACTTGTTTTTGGTTCCGAACTTGTTTTCATTGTAATTATATTTCTATTTAGAAACTACTTAACAGAATCTAAACCGACTTTGAAATGGAAAGATTTAGATAAATTAGGTGCATTACTTTCAATAACATCCCTTATTTTAATTGTTTTGGGTATTCTATTACTCACAAAACCTCAGAACTGGTCATATGTTTTGTTGTTAATAGGTTCTGGTTCTATACTATTCTTAATATTTTTATTATCCCAGAGAAGAAGAATTAATAAAGGCTTAGAGCCTTTATCTGATATAAGACTACTTAAAAACCGTGTATTTGGATTGGGTAATATTAACTCAATAATACAACAAATACCCTTAGCAGGATTTCTTTTTATCATTCCGGTATTTTTACAACAAGTAACAAAGGCAGATGCATTCACCACTGGACTTGTACTTTTACCAGCATCGATAACTATTTTAATTTTCTCTCTACTTGGAGCGAGACTTTCATCTGTTTTAGGTTCTAAATACATCTTAATGATTGGATTCATTGTTTCAGCATTGGGTTCAATAATTCTGGGAGGAACGTTCAACTTATACACACAAGCAATCGATATCGTACCTGGTACTATTGTATTTGGAGTGGGAATAGGATTTTTACTTTCCCAGCTAACTAATCTAACAATGTCAGCAGCTAGGAGTGATCAAGAAACTGATGCATCAGGATTATTTAATGCCTTTAAAAATTTAGGCTATTCTGTTGGAACCGCATTAATTGGTGTCCTGTTGTTGTTAGGAATTTTTGGTGGCCTTTCGACGTCAATAGAATCATCAGGAATAGCAGCAAATATGAGTTCAGAACAAATAGATAGTAGTTTAGTAGCTTATGTTGAAAAAATGCAGACTACTACTTTGAATATTCCGCCTAATATGGTTCCATTAGCAAATCAGATTGTGGACTCCACTATTAGTTCTGCAATGAAACACACTTTCAACATTTTGGCTCTTATACTACTTTTAGGATTCATTACGAGTATATTTTTGCCATCAAAGAGAAAATCTGTCAATTAA
- a CDS encoding phosphatidylserine decarboxylase: MFVKGVTLKKIGILLTIAVLPFLLGYFLLSFIIFSAIAFFMQFFRDPKRNIPTDDGVVVAPADGKILKGKIDCLKVVTKKDDPVMEHILKDDEKGILISTFMSPFDVHVQRAPVTGKILKTKYYPGKFKIAMGDVHTENEKNLIVIDSEYGKIGVIQIAGFVARRIVQYVNVGDSVKIGDRLGMIRFGSRVNLIIPYDKFKVMVFEGEKPTAGETIMAELVE, from the coding sequence GTGTTTGTTAAAGGAGTGACATTAAAAAAAATAGGAATATTATTAACCATAGCAGTTCTACCTTTCCTGTTAGGGTATTTCTTACTCAGTTTCATAATATTTTCTGCAATAGCATTTTTTATGCAGTTTTTTAGAGATCCTAAACGGAATATTCCAACAGATGATGGAGTTGTTGTAGCACCTGCAGATGGTAAGATATTGAAGGGGAAAATTGATTGTTTAAAGGTAGTAACTAAAAAAGATGACCCTGTAATGGAACATATATTAAAGGATGATGAAAAAGGAATTCTCATAAGTACTTTCATGTCACCGTTTGATGTTCATGTACAAAGGGCTCCTGTCACAGGAAAGATTTTGAAAACCAAATATTATCCTGGTAAATTCAAAATTGCTATGGGAGATGTACATACTGAAAATGAAAAAAATTTAATAGTGATTGATTCAGAGTATGGAAAAATAGGAGTTATTCAGATAGCAGGTTTTGTTGCTAGGAGAATAGTTCAATATGTTAATGTTGGGGACAGTGTTAAGATAGGTGATAGGCTGGGAATGATAAGATTTGGATCCCGGGTTAATTTAATAATCCCTTACGATAAATTTAAAGTAATGGTTTTTGAGGGTGAAAAGCCCACAGCAGGAGAGACTATAATGGCCGAATTAGTTGAATAA
- a CDS encoding dihydroneopterin aldolase family protein, producing the protein MDVNEKYFNNISNRERAIFEGAITMGALFHQFIGTPINIKSAESLEKSIKTAMELQPCINKVEIEINRDILKKIENEYDYISLTGEMLDVKVESNFSDRSAVIRLKYISELKYPLMYVEDVD; encoded by the coding sequence ATGGATGTGAACGAAAAATATTTTAACAACATATCAAATAGAGAAAGAGCAATTTTTGAGGGAGCTATAACCATGGGTGCTTTATTCCATCAGTTTATTGGTACTCCCATAAATATAAAAAGTGCGGAATCCTTAGAAAAATCGATTAAAACTGCAATGGAGCTTCAACCATGTATAAATAAGGTTGAAATAGAAATTAATAGGGACATATTAAAAAAAATCGAAAATGAATACGATTATATTTCTTTGACAGGTGAAATGCTTGATGTGAAAGTTGAGTCAAATTTCTCTGATAGAAGTGCAGTTATAAGATTGAAGTACATTTCTGAACTAAAATATCCTCTTATGTATGTTGAAGATGTTGATTAA
- a CDS encoding archaetidylserine synthase, producing the protein MNIKHYMSYADIVSLGNASFGFLSIIMVLNGYLALAAQFILVAVIFDSLDGWVARKTKRVDEFGFGENIDSLSDVISFGVAPGMLLYSACASFSIPYINIVVALLILLCGILRLARFNVITDSSEASDDKFVGLPIPSTALILGSFYLSGIFRADIALVIMVVVSVLMVSTITYPKFRGIKILLAGSVLIFLTLLPQNISTIITNLPAKLLFIASLTYVIIIPIMDLYAKLRRSGPNVR; encoded by the coding sequence ATGAATATAAAGCATTATATGTCTTACGCAGATATAGTTTCTCTTGGAAACGCTTCTTTTGGATTTTTATCAATAATAATGGTTTTAAACGGTTATCTTGCACTTGCTGCCCAGTTTATCCTTGTTGCTGTTATCTTTGATTCACTTGATGGTTGGGTTGCAAGAAAAACTAAAAGAGTTGATGAGTTTGGATTTGGAGAAAATATTGACTCATTATCTGATGTGATTTCTTTTGGTGTTGCACCGGGAATGCTTTTGTATTCAGCTTGCGCATCGTTTAGTATACCATACATTAATATAGTAGTAGCACTCCTAATACTATTATGTGGGATTTTAAGACTCGCAAGGTTCAATGTAATTACAGATTCAAGTGAGGCTTCGGATGATAAATTTGTTGGCTTACCAATTCCATCAACAGCCCTGATCTTAGGATCGTTTTATCTTTCCGGTATTTTTAGAGCAGACATAGCATTAGTAATAATGGTTGTGGTATCTGTGTTAATGGTGAGTACAATTACTTATCCAAAATTTAGGGGGATCAAAATACTATTAGCAGGTAGTGTATTGATATTTTTAACACTTTTGCCACAAAACATTTCAACAATAATTACAAATCTTCCCGCAAAGCTTTTATTCATTGCCTCATTAACATATGTAATAATAATACCGATTATGGATTTATACGCCAAGCTTCGCAGAAGTGGTCCAAATGTTAGATAA
- a CDS encoding class E sortase, translated as MEVFNNQRTMKLSTFFVLLGMLIISLYGLIEVSYYASANQLAVNNTDTPYIEIPKIGVDQAINNKSVDYGIYHDPKSAKPGFGTVALFGHRTFHGSPFLNLDKLQPGDNITVQWPGIGNVEYEVVNSTIVPASYRLSIEQGNTLFLVTCYPLGSSKERLMIMAKQVNTYPIQMTNKKSNNDPPYALIIILGFFTGGMLLSFIYPIKEEQYIIFLATITITVFLVIAYMYPIPPDAIESKLSWANNLIGV; from the coding sequence TTGGAAGTTTTTAATAATCAAAGAACTATGAAACTTTCAACGTTTTTTGTTTTACTTGGAATGTTAATCATCTCACTATATGGCTTAATAGAAGTGAGTTACTATGCATCTGCCAACCAGCTTGCTGTAAATAATACAGACACCCCTTATATAGAGATACCAAAAATTGGTGTTGATCAAGCTATAAACAATAAATCAGTTGATTATGGTATTTATCACGATCCAAAATCTGCAAAACCTGGTTTTGGAACCGTTGCACTTTTTGGACATCGTACATTCCATGGTTCTCCTTTTTTAAACCTTGACAAACTACAACCTGGAGACAACATAACGGTTCAATGGCCCGGAATTGGTAATGTCGAATATGAGGTTGTTAATTCAACCATAGTTCCAGCTTCCTACAGATTATCAATTGAACAGGGGAATACTCTCTTCCTGGTAACATGTTATCCACTTGGATCATCAAAGGAAAGATTGATGATTATGGCTAAACAGGTTAATACATATCCTATACAGATGACTAATAAAAAATCAAACAATGATCCTCCATATGCCCTAATAATCATATTAGGTTTTTTTACAGGAGGGATGTTACTGAGTTTCATTTATCCTATTAAAGAAGAACAGTACATAATATTTTTAGCAACAATAACAATTACCGTATTCCTTGTAATTGCATATATGTATCCAATTCCTCCAGATGCAATTGAATCTAAGTTATCATGGGCTAACAACCTTATAGGTGTTTAG
- a CDS encoding rod shape-determining protein has protein sequence MFDFLKKNDEVDVKKKALTDTLGIDLGTLNTVVAKPSGDKFDLYKIPSVVAVKKEDSSYVLAVGEEAKSMLGRTPEDIIAVRPLRKGVIESIAQAEALLVYAMDKGSGENTDNIDRIVIGIPGDASEVEKRAVEEIGIKAGASYVLVISEGLSAAIGAGLPIAEAAGTMVIDIGAGSSDIVVISLGGITDIETIRNGGDDIDKNIVEKVKEIYNVEIGIHEAENAKIAVGMVHSDADVENITTNAIGKSMETNKPKKVEIDSKLVADAAEPIVKRLIEALSLVLERMSPELISGVYNKTVVVGGTSQLRGLKERIYEEVGIPVEISDDPMTVVAKGAAIVAAEPRALEPEVRLKAMK, from the coding sequence ATGTTCGATTTTCTAAAGAAGAATGATGAGGTAGATGTTAAGAAAAAGGCTTTGACTGACACGTTAGGGATAGATTTAGGAACCCTTAACACAGTAGTTGCTAAGCCATCAGGAGATAAATTCGACTTATACAAAATTCCATCTGTGGTTGCAGTGAAAAAGGAAGATTCATCATATGTTCTAGCTGTTGGTGAAGAAGCAAAATCAATGCTCGGAAGAACTCCTGAAGATATTATTGCTGTAAGACCCCTCAGAAAGGGAGTTATAGAAAGTATAGCTCAAGCAGAAGCATTACTGGTTTATGCTATGGATAAGGGTTCAGGTGAAAATACAGATAACATTGACAGAATTGTTATAGGTATTCCTGGAGATGCATCTGAAGTAGAAAAAAGAGCAGTTGAAGAGATAGGAATAAAAGCTGGAGCAAGTTATGTACTAGTTATCAGTGAGGGATTATCTGCTGCCATTGGAGCCGGTCTTCCTATAGCAGAAGCTGCAGGTACAATGGTAATAGATATTGGTGCAGGTTCAAGTGATATAGTTGTAATATCCTTAGGTGGAATCACCGACATTGAAACCATACGAAATGGTGGAGATGATATAGATAAAAACATTGTTGAAAAAGTCAAAGAGATTTACAACGTAGAAATAGGAATACATGAAGCGGAAAATGCTAAAATAGCCGTAGGAATGGTACATTCCGATGCAGATGTTGAAAATATCACAACCAATGCAATTGGAAAATCCATGGAAACCAACAAGCCAAAAAAGGTGGAAATAGACTCCAAATTAGTGGCTGATGCTGCAGAACCAATAGTTAAAAGACTTATTGAGGCACTTTCGCTGGTTCTTGAAAGGATGTCACCAGAACTCATATCTGGAGTATACAACAAAACTGTAGTTGTTGGTGGAACATCACAGCTCAGAGGATTAAAAGAAAGAATATATGAAGAAGTTGGAATTCCGGTAGAAATATCAGACGATCCAATGACTGTTGTGGCAAAGGGAGCTGCAATAGTAGCTGCAGAACCAAGGGCACTCGAACCCGAAGTTCGTTTAAAAGCGATGAAATAA
- a CDS encoding DUF5518 domain-containing protein yields the protein MVNWVAAFVGFILAVVLSNLFGYFLGFVGINIGLFLAGIVVGLMVGGGILRGFGNGLVAGAFGAIVISIILIIGGTITAGLTGFAATALTGIFLVIAVFISSGFVVGIGGAIGSLISGKD from the coding sequence TTGGTTAACTGGGTAGCAGCATTTGTTGGATTTATATTGGCAGTTGTACTTTCAAACTTGTTTGGTTACTTTTTAGGGTTTGTTGGTATTAACATTGGATTGTTTTTGGCGGGAATTGTTGTTGGGTTAATGGTTGGCGGCGGAATACTTCGAGGATTTGGTAATGGATTAGTTGCCGGAGCATTTGGAGCCATAGTGATTTCAATAATTCTGATAATAGGTGGAACAATAACAGCAGGACTTACAGGATTTGCTGCTACTGCACTTACAGGAATATTCCTTGTAATAGCTGTTTTCATAAGCAGTGGATTTGTTGTAGGTATAGGTGGCGCAATTGGATCCCTTATAAGTGGTAAGGACTGA
- the nifH gene encoding nitrogenase iron protein has protein sequence MVRKIAIYGKGGIGKSTTQQNTAAAMAYFHDQNVMIHGCDPKADSTRLILRGKMQTTMMDTLRDLGEEACTPEAIIEEGFEGIKCVESGGPEPGVGCAGRGVITAITLMEMQGVYDENLDFVFFDVLGDVVCGGFAMPIRDGKAEEIYVVASGEMMALYAANNLCKGMVKYAEQSGVRLGGIICNSRNVDGELQLLKDFCDKLGTHMIHFVPRDNIVQKAEFNKRSVIEFDPECNQANEYKELADKIINNKNFVIPKPMTMDELEDLVLKYGLMD, from the coding sequence ATGGTAAGAAAAATAGCAATATACGGAAAAGGTGGAATTGGAAAGTCCACAACCCAACAAAACACAGCTGCAGCAATGGCATATTTCCACGATCAAAATGTCATGATCCATGGATGCGATCCAAAGGCAGACAGCACAAGGCTGATTTTAAGGGGAAAAATGCAAACCACCATGATGGATACCCTTCGTGATTTAGGTGAAGAAGCATGTACTCCAGAAGCAATTATTGAAGAGGGATTTGAAGGAATTAAATGTGTGGAATCTGGCGGACCAGAACCAGGAGTTGGATGTGCAGGCCGAGGTGTCATTACTGCAATCACGTTAATGGAAATGCAAGGCGTTTATGATGAAAATTTAGACTTTGTATTCTTCGATGTACTAGGTGATGTTGTATGTGGAGGATTTGCAATGCCAATACGGGATGGTAAGGCAGAAGAAATTTATGTTGTTGCATCAGGGGAGATGATGGCACTTTATGCAGCGAATAACCTCTGTAAAGGTATGGTTAAATACGCTGAACAAAGTGGTGTGCGTCTCGGAGGAATAATATGTAACAGTAGAAATGTGGATGGGGAACTCCAATTGCTTAAAGATTTCTGTGACAAACTAGGCACCCATATGATCCATTTTGTTCCAAGAGACAACATTGTGCAGAAAGCAGAATTCAACAAAAGATCTGTTATTGAATTTGATCCTGAATGCAACCAAGCCAATGAATACAAAGAACTGGCAGATAAAATAATCAATAATAAAAACTTTGTTATACCTAAACCAATGACAATGGATGAATTAGAAGATTTAGTTCTAAAATATGGTCTAATGGACTAA
- a CDS encoding DUF515 domain-containing protein, translating to MLDKILGKKDKDKNDTPDLRKNGKKSDSDSSDIGGRLKDMVGKVSGKPKDEGKPKADNENKKGSSDKKISKPMPKPKPQPMDKPRLRPPEKKKPGGFAGLGGGFGKQLPEDDQRTLVGAAVFGIILIILVGAGYYFLVFAPYQDTLNSAKMAKINEVNSYFKGALAADPRKNLILADIDTGETPDQVLAVDVIGPATSAWREYQNQQINLKKDPYGRVMISYSTQPTGTASNDTNSTTPTTSASDVKNLIVKVADAQKIVNEADASVLANMDIVTPDTVAVPIVIVRTQAAGGLINVGDAVDVYQNVAPVTTGNNTTTQTAAPTDNSPKISGATVLAILRNTTSGIYSPNTANFTHTTQFQVNGAGLSTSTGQSAQGDVEQLLRAGASRNWNEAQINTLLNAYGWRLSDFERVSNLGELDAQYLILLEVPRENALWLIQNSGSVVLTVPTQRAPEWMITELHQIYGTG from the coding sequence ATGTTAGATAAGATACTAGGAAAAAAAGATAAAGATAAAAACGATACACCAGATCTCCGAAAGAATGGAAAAAAATCTGATTCCGATAGTTCGGATATTGGTGGACGCCTCAAAGATATGGTGGGCAAAGTTTCTGGCAAACCAAAGGATGAAGGTAAGCCTAAAGCAGATAATGAAAATAAAAAAGGCTCTTCTGATAAGAAAATTTCAAAGCCTATGCCTAAACCAAAACCACAACCTATGGATAAACCAAGGTTAAGGCCTCCTGAGAAAAAGAAGCCTGGAGGATTTGCAGGATTGGGTGGAGGATTTGGAAAGCAACTTCCAGAAGATGATCAAAGAACACTTGTTGGTGCAGCTGTTTTTGGAATTATACTGATTATACTTGTGGGCGCAGGATATTATTTCCTAGTTTTCGCACCTTATCAAGACACTTTGAACAGTGCGAAGATGGCTAAAATCAATGAAGTAAATTCTTACTTTAAAGGGGCATTAGCTGCTGATCCACGAAAGAATCTGATCTTGGCAGATATTGATACAGGTGAAACACCTGATCAGGTACTTGCAGTAGATGTTATTGGTCCAGCAACCAGTGCTTGGAGAGAATATCAGAATCAACAGATAAATCTAAAGAAGGATCCATATGGACGAGTAATGATAAGTTATTCTACTCAACCTACAGGTACAGCTAGCAATGATACGAACTCAACCACTCCAACTACAAGTGCGAGTGATGTGAAAAATTTAATTGTAAAAGTTGCAGATGCACAAAAAATAGTTAATGAAGCAGATGCAAGTGTGCTTGCCAATATGGATATAGTAACACCAGATACTGTGGCAGTTCCAATAGTTATAGTAAGAACCCAGGCAGCTGGAGGTCTTATAAATGTTGGCGATGCAGTTGATGTTTATCAAAATGTTGCCCCTGTAACCACCGGAAACAATACTACAACACAGACCGCTGCTCCAACAGATAATTCACCTAAAATTAGTGGTGCAACAGTACTCGCGATTTTGAGAAATACTACTAGTGGTATTTACAGCCCTAACACCGCGAACTTTACACACACTACCCAGTTCCAAGTAAATGGTGCAGGTCTTAGTACTTCAACTGGTCAATCCGCTCAAGGAGATGTTGAACAGCTGTTAAGAGCAGGTGCATCTAGAAACTGGAACGAAGCTCAGATAAATACCCTTTTAAATGCTTATGGATGGAGATTATCTGATTTTGAAAGGGTCTCAAATCTTGGAGAACTCGATGCTCAGTACCTAATATTATTGGAGGTTCCTAGAGAAAATGCACTGTGGTTAATACAAAACTCAGGCAGTGTAGTTCTTACTGTTCCAACCCAAAGGGCACCTGAATGGATGATAACAGAACTTCATCAAATATATGGAACTGGATAA
- the rnhB gene encoding ribonuclease HII, producing MKLVGIDEAGRGSVLGPLVVCGVAILEERLKYLDRLKLRDSKKISPKRRVVLSRKIRKIAECHPVHISATDIDLLRSKDINLNEIEKIAMRKIIGDSNPDVSYIDCIDVKPERFKNEIEKFQNNLKVVAEHGADDKYAIVSAASIVAKVERDMEINKIKKEFKDIGSGYPSDPKTISFLKNTPYNDLPDFVRRSWATVERMK from the coding sequence ATGAAATTAGTTGGCATAGACGAAGCAGGTAGGGGATCTGTGTTGGGTCCGCTTGTTGTATGTGGAGTTGCAATATTAGAAGAAAGATTAAAATATTTGGATAGACTTAAATTACGGGATTCGAAAAAAATTTCTCCAAAGAGAAGAGTTGTTCTCTCAAGGAAAATAAGAAAAATAGCAGAGTGTCACCCTGTACATATAAGTGCAACAGACATAGATCTGCTAAGATCAAAGGATATTAACCTCAATGAAATAGAAAAAATTGCAATGAGAAAAATAATTGGAGATTCCAATCCAGATGTATCCTATATTGATTGTATAGATGTTAAACCTGAAAGATTTAAAAATGAAATAGAAAAATTCCAGAACAATCTCAAGGTTGTTGCAGAACATGGGGCTGACGATAAATATGCTATTGTATCTGCAGCATCAATTGTTGCCAAAGTTGAAAGGGACATGGAAATTAACAAGATCAAAAAGGAATTCAAAGATATTGGATCGGGTTATCCCAGTGATCCAAAAACCATCTCATTTTTAAAAAACACACCATACAATGATCTACCAGACTTTGTTAGAAGATCCTGGGCAACTGTTGAAAGAATGAAGTAA